A single Anopheles arabiensis isolate DONGOLA chromosome 2, AaraD3, whole genome shotgun sequence DNA region contains:
- the LOC120903335 gene encoding importin-4-like: protein MEQTIKNLLVADNDLIQQATAELKEAFKKPETIPQLCEICVTNTDPQVRQYAAMLLKKHLGKLRAWREVPAETQALIKKGMLEAIVNESEKSVRNAITGFVGVLVKHEAEKEDGWMGEVLKFMFESTSSSDPKLSELGSSVFNTLTDVAPDQFMPHIEMVCQLFSTALTATEASGNMATPVIYNILLGMSHLVPFIPGRQEIEQTYQDSIPYVLKALSAFAEQDSYKFIEAFDILENLADESSRTLSPHMKLLIDFCLQMAGNTQLDDSVRVKTITFIGWLVRLKKKMIIKQKLVEPIVNALFTLMSVAPDVEDEDEEYFGSNEVSTPSTCATQSLDVLALHIPPKQLFPPLMALLEPALAGDNPLPKKAAYLSIAVIAEGCSEHICSKYLRVLVDVIKRGITDENVMIRNAALFALGQFSEHLQPEISQHADEILPILFEFLQQLCLQIRSGGKEPPHIDRVFYALETTCENLEDQVTPYLPMLMERLFESLDTRNSVHLRELSLTTIAATASAAKEHMLPYFPRLIDCLKLYLVKTDDEDICTLRPQAIDTFAALVRTIGKDNFLPLAVDTLNMGLTMMDESNDPDLRRSCYNLFASMASSVKEDMSGSLNKIVETMLESVRSSEGIVPTFKEGAGDDMAILANGALAGTNGSGDGDDEDEEFDIENSVGDEEEDEEDIAGYSIENAYMDEKEEAILALMEFAEHTGPAFAPFIQTAFEEIYKLLNHPNEDIRKASIDAVKQFVVALHQLGNMEGVHQTILILVPKLSEIIRTDEERTVVMSALDGFSDILQEVGAATFQADGQKDAVFNCIVDVLNGKVACQFDEPVDEEQEESEYDEAILESAGDILPKFGRALPAEEFAVYFGRVWPYFIQKIEKTKQKDETSDSQRAFAIGVLAECFEGLKEFNRNWIDTLLPIFLSCVQDRNNEVRSNTVYGLGEMVKHGKDCTFGHYPQIMAALSQLVSKEQHAGTLDNLCGALARLIITNCSLVPLKSVLPVFVEYLPLREDFTENLAVFQCLDLLYKQGDENLIPALCRILVVGLQVLCKKEYDTEECRELVHNLVKQISKDFPDKFAEVIRSSAEAAEFVQTLSLQ, encoded by the exons ATGGAACAAACCATCAAAAATCTGCTAGTGGCCGACAACGATTTAATACAGCAG GCCACGGCAGAATTGAAGGAAGCTTTCAAGAAACCGGAAACCATTCCCCAGCTGTGTGAAATATGTGTCACCAACACCGATCCCCAGGTGCGGCAGTACGCGGCAATGCTGCTGAAAAAGCATCTGGGCAAGCTGCGAGCGTGGCGAGAGGTGCCGGCAGAAACGCAAGCCCTCATCAAGAAGGGCATGCTGGAGGCCATCGTAAACGAGTCGGAAAAGTCGGTCCGAAACGCGATCACCGGCTTTGTCGGAGTGCTGGTGAAGCATGAGGCCGAAAAGGAGGACGGCTGGATGGGCGAGGTGCTCAAGTTCATGTTCGAAAGCACCAGCTCGAGCGATCCGAAGCTGAGCGAACTCGGTTCGTCCGTGTTCAACACGCTGACGGATGTGGCGCCGGATCAGTTCATGCCCCACATCGAGATGGTCTGCCAGCTGTTCTCAACCGCGCTCACGGCAACGGAGGCGAGTGGCAACATGGCCACGCCGGTAATCTACAACATCCTGCTCGGCATGTCCCATCTGGTCCCGTTCATTCCGGGACGGCAAGAGATCGAACAGACCTACCAGGACTCGATACCGTACGTGCTGAAGGCGCTCAGTGCCTTTGCCGAGCAGGACTCGTACAAGTTCATCGAGGCGTTCGATATACTGGAGAATTTGGCCGACGAGTCGTCCCGCACGCTGTCGCCCCATATGAAGTTGCTGATTGACTTCTGTCTGCAGATGGCTGGCAACACGCAGCTAGATGACTCGGTGCGTGTGAAAACGATTACCTTCATCGGGTGGCTGGTGCggttgaagaagaaaatgatcATCAAGCAAAAGCTGGTGGAACCGATCGTGAATGCACTGTTCACGCTGATGAGCGTAGCACCCGACGTGGAGGACGAGGATGAGGAGTACTTCGGCAGCAACGAGGTGTCGACGCCGAGCACCTGCGCCACCCAGTCGCTCGATGTGCTGGCGTTGCACATTCCGCCGAAGCAGCTGTTTCCACCGCTCATGGCACTGCTGGAACCGGCGCTGGCCGGTGACAATCCGCTCCCGAAGAAGGCGGCCTACCTATCGATCGCcgtcatcgccgagggctgcTCCGAGCACATCTGTAGCAAGTACCTGCGCGTACTGGTGGACGTGATCAAGCGCGGCATTACGGACGAGAACGTGATGATACGCAATGCGGCGCTGTTTGCGCTTGGGCAGTTTTCGGAACACTTGCAGCCGGAAATTTCGCAACATGCGGACGAAATTCTGCCCATTCTGTTCGAGTTTCTGCAGCAGCTGTGCCTTCAGATCCGATCGGGCGGCAAGGAACCGCCCCACATCGATCGTGTGTTTTACGCGCTGGAAACGACGTGCGAGAACCTAGAGGACCAGGTGACGCCCTACCTGCCGATGCTGATGGAGCGTCTGTTCGAATCGCTCGACACCCGTAACAGCGTCCATCTGCGGGAGCTGTCGCTGACAACGATTGCGGCCACGGCCAGCGCCGCCAAAGAGCACATGCTGCCGTACTTTCCCCGGCTGATCGACTGTTTGAAGCTGTACTTGGTGAAGACGGACGACGAGGACATCTGCACGCTTCGCCCGCAGGCGATCGACACGTTTGCGGCGTTGGTACGTACCATCGGGAAGGACAACTTCCTGCCGCTGGCCGTGGACACGCTGAACATGGGGCTGACGATGATGGACGAATCGAACGATCCGGATCTGCGGCGCAGCTGCTACAATCTGTTCGCCTCGATGGCCTCGTCGGTGAAGGAGGACATGTCGGGTTCGCTGAACAAGATCGTCGAAACAATGCTGGAGAGCGTGCGCAGCTCGGAAGGCATCGTGCCGACGTTCAAGGAGGGCGCCGGGGACGATATGGCCATCCTGGCGAACGGTGCATTGGCAGGTACGAACGGTTCCGGCGATGGCGACGATGAGGACGAAGAGTTCGACATCGAAAACTCGGTCGGCGATGAGGAAGAGGACGAGGAAGATATCGCCGGGTATAGTATCGAAAACGCGTACATGGACGAAAAGGAGGAAGCGATTCTGGCGCTGATGGAGTTTGCCGAGCATACGGGGCCCGCCTTTGCACCGTTCATACAGACGGCGTTTGAGGAAATCTACAAACTGTTGAACCACCCGAACGAGGACATTCGGAAGGCGTCGATCGACGCGGTCAAACAGTTTGTGGTGGCACTGCACCAGCTGGGCAACATGGAGGGTGTCCACCAGACGATCCTGATTCTGGTGCCGAAGCTGAGCGAAATCATCCGTACGGACGAGGAGCGCACGGTCGTCATGTCGGCGCTGGATGGGTTCAGCGACATACTGCAGGAGGTCGGTGCGGCCACGTTCCAGGCCGACGGGCAGAAGGACGCCGTGTTTAATTGCATTGTGGACGTGCTGAATGGAAAGGTTGCCTGCCAGTTCGATGAGCCGGTGGATGAGGAGCAAGAAGAGAGCGAGTACGACGAGGCCATCCTCGAGTCGGCTGGTGACATTTTGCCCAAGTTTGGTCGTGCCCTGCCGGCGGAAGAGTTTGCCGTTTACTTTGGACGCGTGTGGCCATACTTTATTCAAAAAATT GAAAAGACCAAGCAAAAGGATGAAACGAGCGACTCGCAGCGTGCCTTTGCGATCGGCGTGCTGGCGGAATGCTTTGAAGGTTTGAAGGAATTCAACCGCAACTGGATCGACACGCTGCTGCCCATCTTTCTGTCGTGCGTACAGGACCGCAACAACGAGGTACGCAGCAACACGGTGTACGGACTGGGAGAGATGGTGAAGCATGGAAAGGATTGCACTTTCGG TCACTATCCGCAAATTATGGCAGCACTCTCCCAGCTCGTATCCAAAGAACAGCATGCCGGCACACTGGACAACTTGTGCGGGGCCCTAGCACGACTCATTATTACCAACTGCAGTTTGGTGCCGCTGAAAAGT gTTCTCCCGGTGTTTGTTGAATATCTTCCATTGCGTGAAGATTTTACCGAAAATTTGGCCGTGTTCCAGTGCCTTGATTTGCTGTACAAGCAGGGCGACGAGAACCTAATACCGGCGCTGTGCCGCATTCTGGTGGTTGGTTTGCAGGTGCTTTGCAAGAAGGAGTATGACACTGAAG AATGCCGCGAACTGGTGCACAATCTGGTGAAACAGATCAGCAAAGACTTCCCGGACAAGTTCGCCGAGGTGATCCGCAGCAGCGCCGAGGCTGCCGAGTTTgtgcaaacgctttcgctgcAGTAG
- the LOC120903352 gene encoding acetyl-coenzyme A transporter 1: MSNRRKKTDRHDHETLLPPVDADEEKHEKSDLRGDWGNIAILFFLYLLQGIPIGLASAIPMLLQNRGASYKQQAEFSFAHWPFSLKLLWAPIVDSLFWKRFGRRKSWLIPTQYLIGIFMLILSLHVNRWLGAETTDTGGDDHATEQTSTLNIPLLTVIFFMLNFLAATQDIAVDGWALTMLKRCNVGHASTCNSVGQTAGYFLGYVAFMALESAEFCNSYLRAEPAPEGLVNLSGYLWFWGLVFLVTTTLVALGKRELSPSLDRGHEEHLELDIKQTYRLLVDIMKMKPILTLVAILLTAKAGFAACDAVTSLKLIDAGVPKDKLALLVVPLVPLQIVLPLAISKYTAGTRPMEVYLKAIPYRIGLTLAAAAIVWITPAIIRDHHVPYYYYMLLLTNYGLYQIALYSMFVAVMAFFARISDPAVGGTYMTLLNTLSNLGGNWPTTVVLWLVDYLTWKRCSNSADNDCSDGALKDACSAGGGKCTITIDGYYIEIFVCLLYGLVWYRWGSGRIRQLQELPLKAWRVARRVPRTHSS; this comes from the exons ATGAGCAATCGGCGCAAGAAAACCGATCGGCATGATCACGAAACGCTTCTCCCGCCGGTCGATGCCGACGAGGAAAAGCACGAAAAAAGTGACCTGCGGGGTGACTGGGGCAACATTGCCATCCTGTTCTTTCTCTACCTGCTGCAAGGCATTCCGATTGGACTGGCCTCGGCCATACCGATGTTGCTACAGAACCGTGGAGCAAGCTACAAACAACAG GCTGAATTCAGTTTCGCTCACTGGCCGTTCAGCTTAAAGCTGCTGTGGGCCCCGATCGTAGATTCGCTGTTCTGGAAACGCTTCGGACGGCGAAAATCATGGCTCATTCCGACGCAGTACCTGATCGGCATATTCATGCTGATACTTTCGCTGCACGTGAACCGTTGGCTGGGCGCGGAGACCACCGACACCGGTGGCGACGACCATGCCACCGAGCAAACCAGCACACTCAACATTCCGCTACTGACGGTCATCTTTTTCATGCTAAACTTCCTCGCCGCCACGCAGGACATTGCCGTGGATGGGTGGGCGTTAACGATGCTGAAGCGCTGCAACGTTGGGCACGCATCGACCTGCAACAGCGTCGGCCAGACGGCGGGCTATTTCCTCGGGTACGTCGCCTTCATGGCACTGGAGTCGGCCGAATTCTGCAACAGCTATCTACGCGCCGAACCCGCCCCGGAAGGGTTGGTCAATCTGTCCGGTTACCTGTGGTTCTGGGGGTTGGTGTTTTTGGTTACCACCACGCTGGTTGCGCTTGGCAAACGGGAACTATCGCCCAGCCTCGATCGGGGCCACGAGGAGCACCTGGAGCTGGACATCAAGCAAACCTACCGCCTGCTGGTGGACATTATGAAGATGAAACCGATTCTGACGCTGGTAGCAATACTGTTGACAGCTAAGGCAGGGTTTGCTGCCTGTGACGCGGTCACCTCGCTGAAGCTGATCGATGCAGGCGTACCGAAGGATAAACTGGCCCTGCTGGTTGTTCCGCTCGTTCCACTGCAGATTGTACTACCGTTGGCAATCAGCAAGTATACGGCCGGAACGCGACCGATGGAAGTGTACCTGAAAGCGATCCCGTACCGGATAGGGCTCACGCTTGCGGCGGCCGCCATCGTGTGGATAACGCCCGCCATCATACGCGATCACCACGTGCCGTACTATTACTACATGCTGCTGTTAACGAACTACGGGCTGTACCAGATCGCGCTGTACAGCATGTTCGTGGCCGTGATGGCGTTTTTCGCTCGCATTAGCGATCCCGCCGTCGGGGGCACCTACATGACGCTGCTGAACACGCTCAGCAACCTCGGTGGCAACTGGCCCACGACCGTCGTACTGTGGCTGGTGGACTATCTTACGTGGAAGCGGTGTTCGAACTCGGCGGATAACGATTGTTCGGATGGAGCGCTAAAGGAT GCTTGCAGTGCCGGCGGTGGCAAATGCACGATCACGATCGATGGGTATTATATAGAGATATTTGTCTGTCTGCTGTACGGGCTCGTGTGGTACCGGTGGGGCAGTGGCAGGATACGTCAGCTACAGGAACTTCCGCTCAAAGCGTGGCGCGTAGCGCGCAGAGTTCCACGCACGCACAGCAGCTAG